In Vicia villosa cultivar HV-30 ecotype Madison, WI unplaced genomic scaffold, Vvil1.0 ctg.005843F_1_1, whole genome shotgun sequence, the following are encoded in one genomic region:
- the LOC131642829 gene encoding uncharacterized protein LOC131642829, whose product MPASDDDQGVQDDETPVDKDVKTTVDNDETSAEQNDETPVTKDVETSWKFVYQRRLALERELANDALENQESADSDDDHAAGGDGEKMNDDMDADSEDDYKSSSSNDEEMSEEDDDGTAGSED is encoded by the exons atgcCTGCTTCCGATGATGATCAAGGTGTGCAAGATGATGAGACCCCTGTTGATAAAGATGTTAAGACAACTGTTGATAATGATGAGACATCTGCTGAGCAAAATGATGAGACTCCTGTTACtaaggatgttgagacatct TGGAAATTTgtgtatcaaagaaggctggccctTGAAAGAGagttagcaaatgatgctctggagaATCAAGAG tctgctgatagtgatgatgatCATGCTGCTGGTGGTGATGGTGAGAAGATGAATGATGATATGGATGCTGATAGTGAGGATGACTATAAGTCTAGTAGCTCCAATGATGAAGAGATGAGTGAGGAGGATGATGATGGTACTGCTGGCTCTGAAGATTAA